In Kitasatospora gansuensis, a genomic segment contains:
- a CDS encoding 6-phosphofructokinase, translating into MRIGVLTSGGDCPGLNAVIRSVVHRGVVDHGDEIIGFQDGWRGLLEGVHRPLTLDSVSGILAQGGTILGSSRVQPSHLRDGVERAKQYCADLGIDAVIPIGGEGTLKAAKLMSDGGLPVIGVPKTIDNDIACTDVTFGFDTAVSVATDALDRLKTTAESHQRVMVVEVMGRHTGWIALNAGMAAGAHAIVVPERPFHIDKLTAVVRERFDRNKKFAIVVCAEGAKPEPGSMHWEEGVKDIYGHERFTGIANQLSRELEHRLGKEAKPVILGHTQRGGTPTAYDRVLATRFGWHAVEAAHKGAFGHITALQGTEIKLVPLADAVADLKTVPAERYVEAETVI; encoded by the coding sequence ATGCGTATTGGAGTGCTCACCAGCGGCGGTGACTGCCCCGGCCTGAACGCCGTGATCCGTTCCGTGGTCCACCGGGGGGTGGTCGACCACGGCGACGAGATCATCGGGTTCCAGGACGGCTGGCGCGGTCTCCTGGAGGGCGTCCACCGCCCGCTCACCCTCGACTCGGTGAGCGGCATCCTCGCCCAGGGCGGCACCATCCTCGGCTCCTCCCGGGTGCAGCCGAGCCACCTGCGGGACGGCGTCGAGCGGGCCAAGCAGTACTGCGCGGACCTCGGCATCGACGCGGTGATCCCGATCGGCGGCGAGGGCACCCTGAAGGCCGCCAAGCTGATGAGCGACGGCGGGCTGCCGGTGATCGGCGTCCCGAAGACCATCGACAACGACATCGCCTGCACCGACGTGACCTTCGGCTTCGACACCGCCGTCTCGGTCGCCACCGACGCGCTCGACCGGCTGAAGACCACCGCCGAGTCGCACCAGCGGGTCATGGTGGTCGAGGTGATGGGGCGTCACACCGGCTGGATCGCCCTGAACGCCGGCATGGCGGCCGGTGCGCACGCGATCGTGGTGCCCGAGCGGCCGTTCCACATCGACAAGCTGACCGCGGTGGTCCGCGAGCGCTTCGACCGGAACAAGAAGTTCGCCATCGTGGTCTGCGCCGAGGGCGCCAAGCCCGAGCCCGGCTCCATGCACTGGGAGGAGGGTGTGAAGGACATCTACGGCCACGAGCGGTTCACCGGCATCGCCAACCAGCTCTCCCGCGAGCTCGAGCACCGCCTCGGCAAGGAGGCCAAGCCGGTCATCCTCGGCCACACCCAGCGCGGCGGCACCCCCACCGCGTACGACCGCGTGCTCGCCACCCGCTTCGGCTGGCACGCCGTCGAGGCCGCCCACAAGGGCGCCTTCGGCCACATCACCGCCCTCCAGGGCACCGAGATCAAGCTGGTCCCGCTCGCCGACGCGGTGGCCGACCTGAAGACCGTCCCGGCCGAGCGCTACGTCGAGGCCGAGACCGTCATCTGA